A genome region from Bombilactobacillus bombi includes the following:
- the recU gene encoding Holliday junction resolvase RecU, with amino-acid sequence MTINYPQGTNLTANSITKKGPTIFGDRGMTLEQEINESNAYYRNHKVAVIYKKPTPIQIVKVDYPKRSRAVIKEAYFRQASTTDYNGVYQGHYIDFEAKETRHKRSFPLSNFHEHQIQHLDSCLQQAGICFAIIKFVTLQRYFVLPAQVLIDFWQSAIKGGKKSIPLAFIEKKSLEIKAGYNPILPYLDICRQLINQTGENHG; translated from the coding sequence TTGACTATTAATTATCCCCAAGGCACAAACTTGACAGCTAATTCGATTACCAAAAAAGGACCGACAATTTTTGGTGATCGTGGAATGACCTTGGAACAAGAAATCAACGAAAGTAATGCTTATTATCGTAATCACAAGGTGGCCGTCATTTATAAAAAACCGACACCGATTCAAATTGTCAAAGTTGATTATCCTAAACGCAGCCGCGCAGTGATTAAAGAAGCCTATTTTCGGCAAGCATCCACAACTGATTATAACGGTGTCTATCAAGGACATTACATTGACTTTGAAGCCAAAGAAACACGACACAAACGTTCATTTCCCTTGAGCAACTTTCATGAACATCAAATTCAACATCTAGATAGTTGCTTGCAACAAGCTGGTATTTGTTTTGCAATTATTAAATTTGTAACACTCCAACGTTATTTTGTGTTGCCTGCACAAGTGCTAATTGACTTTTGGCAAAGTGCCATTAAGGGTGGTAAAAAATCAATACCATTGGCATTCATTGAAAAAAAATCCTTAGAAATTAAGGCTGGCTATAACCCTATCTTACCCTATTTAGATATTTGCCGCCAACTAATTAACCAAACAGGAGAAAATCATGGCTAA
- the pyrR gene encoding bifunctional pyr operon transcriptional regulator/uracil phosphoribosyltransferase PyrR yields the protein MNKEIVDDKTMKRTLTRITYEIIEKNKGNQNLVLIGIKTRGAYLAKRIKSRLYQLEDIDVPQFDLDVTNFRDDHPVEKQAENPQFKAVDVNGKHIVLVDDVLYTGRTIRAALDAIMSIGRPSKISLAVLVDRGHRELPIRADYVGKNIPTSHKETIKVSMAEIDDEDKIEILAN from the coding sequence ATGAACAAGGAAATTGTTGACGATAAAACAATGAAGCGGACATTAACCCGCATTACTTACGAGATTATTGAAAAAAATAAAGGTAACCAGAATTTAGTCTTAATTGGAATAAAAACAAGAGGAGCTTATTTAGCTAAAAGAATTAAATCTCGACTTTATCAACTAGAAGATATTGATGTACCTCAATTTGATCTGGATGTTACTAATTTTAGAGATGATCACCCTGTCGAAAAGCAAGCCGAAAACCCCCAGTTTAAGGCAGTCGATGTTAATGGCAAACATATTGTTTTAGTGGATGATGTACTGTACACCGGCAGAACTATTCGGGCAGCTTTGGACGCTATTATGAGTATTGGCCGTCCCAGTAAAATTTCTTTAGCCGTTTTGGTAGATCGAGGCCATCGAGAGTTGCCAATTCGTGCCGATTATGTAGGGAAGAATATTCCTACCTCCCATAAAGAAACCATCAAAGTTTCAATGGCAGAAATTGATGATGAAGATAAAATTGAGATTTTAGCTAACTAA
- a CDS encoding EbsA family protein, translating to MHYQLANQLGIIAWCWILSVLLLGGIVLFESQWNNYWGWGLIVLAVIIILLQIQRHTLIIDSHQQSLTIHGLINTNQHHFNFAQIKNVKFQRHQCVFIFQDKSYFPLQLWVSKKGIKQLKKLNLGSDACEN from the coding sequence ATTCACTATCAACTAGCCAACCAACTGGGAATTATTGCTTGGTGCTGGATTTTAAGTGTTCTTTTGTTAGGCGGAATCGTTCTTTTTGAGAGTCAGTGGAATAATTATTGGGGCTGGGGATTAATAGTTTTAGCTGTTATAATTATACTTTTACAAATTCAACGGCATACCCTAATAATTGATAGTCATCAACAATCTTTAACGATTCACGGATTAATTAATACCAACCAGCATCATTTTAATTTTGCACAAATCAAAAATGTCAAATTCCAAAGACATCAATGTGTTTTTATTTTTCAAGATAAAAGTTATTTTCCCTTACAGTTATGGGTAAGTAAAAAGGGTATTAAACAATTAAAAAAATTAAATTTAGGAAGTGATGCTTGTGAAAACTGA
- a CDS encoding SLOG family protein, with amino-acid sequence MENIKNLWVSGYRSYELGIFQDEDPKKKIIMDYLTQILQDYCEDGLQWILTGGQLGIEQYTIETVKKNSIFQTYHLKTAIMLPFTNIANNWSEKNQQRFALAQQQADYVNSVSAQDYVNPSQFTNWQQFMLQHTDAGLMVYDLEHPGKAQYEYRAIKQYQKEHDYDLRLVDFYDLQDFIDAQVDF; translated from the coding sequence ATGGAAAATATTAAAAATTTATGGGTCAGTGGATATCGTTCCTATGAATTAGGAATTTTTCAAGATGAGGATCCCAAAAAGAAAATTATTATGGATTATTTGACACAAATTTTACAAGATTATTGTGAAGATGGTTTGCAATGGATTTTAACAGGCGGTCAATTAGGAATCGAACAATATACGATTGAAACAGTTAAAAAAAATTCAATATTTCAAACCTATCACTTAAAAACAGCAATTATGTTACCATTTACTAATATAGCAAACAATTGGAGTGAAAAAAATCAACAACGCTTTGCCCTTGCTCAACAACAAGCTGATTATGTGAACAGCGTTAGTGCACAAGATTATGTAAATCCAAGTCAATTTACTAATTGGCAACAATTTATGTTGCAACATACGGATGCTGGTTTAATGGTTTATGACTTAGAACATCCAGGAAAAGCACAATATGAATATCGGGCTATTAAACAATATCAAAAAGAGCATGATTATGATTTGCGGTTAGTTGATTTTTATGATTTGCAAGATTTTATTGATGCACAAGTAGATTTTTAA
- a CDS encoding formate--tetrahydrofolate ligase gives MLVKTDIQIAQENESKDIQPITKVAAKLGLESADLELYGNYKAKINPAVVEKSKKQSMGKLILVTAMNPTPAGEGKSTVMIGLADALQQLQQKTVVAMREPSLGPVMGIKGGAAGGGYAQVVPMEDINLHFTGDMHALTAAINTLSALIDNHIQHGNQLQLDPRRITWKRALDVNDRALRNVVIGLGGPTSGVVREDHFQITVASEMMAVLCLAQNRSDLKQKIGQILIGYTYDQQPVFVKDLHAEGALTLLLKDAIKPNLVQTLEHTPVIMHGGPFANIAHGCNSIIATNLALHLGDFALTEAGFGADLGAEKFLDIVSPKLDKKPDAAVIVATIRSLKYNGGLSLDEIQKPNLTALKAGFANLKRHILNMKQYGLPVLVAINRFSNDTDDEVKLLQQLCQELDAAAYPVTVHQDGGQGALELAQAIVDLPKATAYQRLYDDNESISTKITHVAHDIYGAQQVVFSTAALRQLKSIEQHGWDKMPICIAKTQYSFSDDPHQLGAPTDFDLHVQSIVPNLGAGFLVVLTGNILTMPGLPTKPAALNMDINDQDQITGLF, from the coding sequence ATGCTTGTGAAAACTGATATTCAAATTGCACAAGAAAATGAAAGTAAAGATATTCAACCAATAACTAAAGTGGCTGCTAAACTAGGATTAGAATCAGCAGACTTAGAATTATATGGCAATTACAAGGCTAAAATTAATCCTGCAGTAGTTGAAAAGTCAAAAAAGCAATCCATGGGTAAATTAATTTTAGTAACGGCGATGAACCCAACTCCTGCAGGTGAAGGTAAATCCACAGTTATGATTGGTTTGGCTGATGCATTGCAACAATTACAACAAAAAACAGTCGTAGCAATGCGGGAACCATCTTTAGGACCAGTAATGGGAATTAAAGGCGGAGCTGCTGGTGGCGGTTATGCGCAAGTTGTGCCTATGGAAGATATTAATTTGCATTTTACAGGCGATATGCACGCTTTAACTGCTGCAATTAATACTCTTTCAGCTTTGATTGATAACCACATTCAACATGGTAATCAGCTGCAACTTGATCCACGACGCATTACTTGGAAGCGAGCTTTAGATGTTAATGATCGGGCTTTGCGTAATGTAGTTATTGGCTTAGGTGGTCCTACTTCTGGAGTGGTGCGAGAAGATCATTTTCAAATTACAGTTGCTTCGGAAATGATGGCAGTTTTATGTCTAGCACAAAATCGTTCTGATTTAAAACAAAAAATTGGTCAAATTTTGATTGGCTATACTTATGACCAACAACCTGTATTTGTTAAAGATTTACATGCCGAAGGTGCTTTGACTTTACTTTTAAAAGATGCTATTAAGCCTAATTTGGTACAAACTCTCGAACACACACCAGTAATTATGCATGGTGGACCTTTTGCGAATATTGCCCATGGGTGCAACAGCATTATTGCTACTAATTTGGCTTTACATTTAGGTGATTTTGCTTTAACAGAAGCAGGATTTGGTGCTGATTTGGGAGCTGAAAAATTTTTAGATATTGTTTCGCCCAAATTAGATAAAAAACCAGATGCTGCAGTAATTGTTGCTACTATTAGGTCGCTTAAATATAATGGTGGCTTATCGTTAGATGAAATTCAAAAACCTAATTTAACAGCTTTAAAGGCTGGGTTTGCTAATTTAAAACGTCATATCTTAAACATGAAGCAATACGGGTTACCTGTATTAGTAGCAATTAATCGTTTTAGCAATGATACAGATGACGAAGTTAAATTGTTACAACAACTATGTCAAGAATTAGATGCAGCGGCTTATCCTGTAACGGTTCATCAAGATGGTGGTCAAGGTGCATTGGAATTAGCTCAGGCAATTGTTGACTTACCTAAAGCTACTGCATATCAAAGACTTTATGACGATAATGAATCCATTTCTACCAAAATCACACATGTTGCTCATGATATTTATGGGGCACAGCAAGTTGTTTTCAGTACAGCTGCCTTACGTCAATTAAAATCAATTGAACAACATGGCTGGGATAAAATGCCAATTTGTATTGCTAAGACCCAATATTCTTTTAGTGATGACCCACATCAATTAGGTGCGCCAACAGATTTTGATTTACATGTTCAATCAATTGTTCCTAATCTAGGAGCGGGATTTTTAGTAGTCTTAACAGGTAATATTTTAACAATGCCTGGATTACCTACCAAACCAGCTGCTTTAAATATGGATATTAATGACCAAGATCAAATTACAGGACTATTTTAA
- the lspA gene encoding signal peptidase II, protein MAWISLLIIILGVGLDQIIKQWAIIALPAGKESVIVPNFLALTRLNNHGAAYNILSGQRGIFLVITVIALAILIYLFFKFKNRSHWLTISIAFLLAGTIGNACDRLFRGYVVDMIYLNVFNLPFLNFVCNIADILITIGVILLLIYVFKTDE, encoded by the coding sequence ATGGCATGGATTAGTCTTTTAATTATTATTTTAGGTGTGGGGTTGGATCAAATTATTAAGCAGTGGGCAATTATAGCTTTACCAGCTGGAAAAGAGTCTGTAATTGTTCCTAATTTTCTAGCTTTAACGCGATTAAATAACCATGGCGCCGCTTATAATATTTTGTCAGGTCAACGAGGAATTTTCTTAGTTATTACTGTAATAGCATTAGCAATTTTGATTTATTTGTTCTTTAAATTTAAAAATCGTTCTCATTGGTTAACAATTAGTATCGCATTTTTATTGGCAGGGACTATCGGTAATGCCTGTGATCGTTTATTTCGGGGTTATGTGGTTGACATGATTTATTTAAATGTTTTTAATTTACCATTTTTAAACTTTGTTTGTAATATTGCCGATATTTTAATTACAATAGGCGTTATATTATTGCTAATTTATGTTTTTAAAACTGATGAGTAA
- the gpsB gene encoding cell division regulator GpsB has protein sequence MTEVKLSPKQIVEKRFKTAIKGYSAKEVDAFLDEIIQDYEAYEKTIADLKSENKRLIDQIDNNSGVKTEVSPKETAQSVTPVSSVTDSLDNSAPGTTYYDILKRLSNLERHVFGQSATVANTVNYAKADDQRQPIVNSSDQLPRD, from the coding sequence ATGACAGAGGTTAAATTAAGTCCAAAACAAATTGTAGAGAAAAGATTTAAAACTGCCATAAAAGGGTATAGTGCTAAAGAGGTCGATGCTTTTTTAGATGAAATTATTCAAGACTATGAAGCATATGAAAAAACAATTGCTGATTTAAAGTCTGAAAATAAACGTCTCATTGATCAAATTGATAATAATAGTGGTGTTAAGACTGAAGTTAGTCCCAAAGAAACTGCACAGTCAGTAACACCTGTGAGTTCTGTTACCGATTCTTTGGACAATTCAGCTCCAGGAACAACTTATTATGACATTTTAAAACGATTATCTAATCTAGAACGGCACGTATTTGGTCAATCAGCAACAGTTGCAAATACTGTTAATTATGCTAAAGCTGACGATCAGCGCCAACCGATTGTTAATTCAAGCGATCAATTACCACGAGATTGA
- a CDS encoding RluA family pseudouridine synthase, producing the protein MTTFAFKNNENSDRLDKIILKFHPEYTRAQIQKWIKANQVCVNQQIINKTGYRILTNDLIEVTVTKREPLHATAQKLPLNIIYEDDDVLVVNKPQGMVVHPSAGHPDGTLVNAILYHTQIQSKDIIRPGIVHRIDKDTSGLLMIAKSELAQESLSAQIKAKTNLRDYLAIVHNPFEEKEGTIEAPIGRDPNERKRQAVIATGKSAITHFQVQENFTKFALVKCRLETGRTHQIRVHLQYIGHPVAGDPLYGPRHTLAGAGQFLHAQTLGFRHPRTGQWLEFHVDPPQIFQTTLNNLRTNEKGNL; encoded by the coding sequence ATTACTACTTTTGCTTTTAAAAATAATGAAAATTCAGATCGACTTGATAAAATAATCTTGAAGTTTCATCCTGAATATACCCGTGCTCAAATTCAAAAATGGATTAAAGCTAATCAAGTGTGTGTTAATCAGCAAATTATCAATAAAACTGGTTATCGTATTTTAACTAATGATTTAATTGAAGTTACAGTAACAAAACGCGAACCATTACATGCAACTGCACAAAAGTTGCCTTTAAATATTATTTATGAAGATGATGATGTATTAGTAGTTAACAAACCGCAAGGGATGGTCGTTCATCCCTCGGCAGGGCATCCAGATGGGACTTTAGTTAATGCAATTTTGTATCATACACAGATACAGAGTAAGGATATAATTCGACCAGGCATTGTTCATCGGATTGATAAAGATACATCCGGTTTATTAATGATTGCTAAATCAGAATTAGCCCAAGAATCACTGAGTGCACAAATTAAAGCTAAAACCAATTTACGTGATTATTTAGCAATCGTGCATAATCCTTTTGAGGAAAAGGAGGGCACTATTGAAGCTCCGATTGGTCGTGATCCCAACGAACGTAAACGCCAAGCTGTGATTGCCACTGGAAAAAGTGCAATTACTCACTTTCAAGTACAGGAAAATTTTACCAAGTTTGCTTTAGTCAAATGTCGTTTAGAAACTGGACGGACTCATCAAATTCGGGTACATTTACAATATATCGGTCATCCTGTTGCTGGAGATCCCTTATACGGTCCTCGACACACTTTGGCTGGAGCAGGGCAGTTCTTACATGCGCAAACATTAGGTTTTCGCCATCCACGCACTGGACAATGGTTAGAATTTCATGTCGACCCACCACAAATATTTCAAACAACCCTAAATAATTTACGGACTAATGAGAAAGGAAACTTGTAA
- a CDS encoding THUMP domain-containing class I SAM-dependent RNA methyltransferase: MKLLATMASGFEAITKKELQDLGYQVQLENGKAYFEGELADIVNTNLWLRSADRIKIVLKEFTATTFDELFENVKSVSWDNWLPLDAAFPVKGRSVRSQLHSEPDIQSLTKKAIVDKMTTVYHRHGWLPESGPTFQIEIRLVKDHAELTLDTTGESLFKRGYRQEHGGAPLKENFAAALVLLTPWRANDPFCDPTTGSGTIAIEAALIGRNIAPGLQRHFAFEKFPWFDSNLLTNAQEQARTQILPSGDLQIQASDIDGSMIDIAKLNAHQAGVLHDISFKQVAVKDLNITTDNGILIANPPYGKRMQDQKQARNLYQQMGDNFSQLTTWSKYYLSSDLEFEKYYGTKATKRRKLYNGALRTDFFQYWGHPTYKK; encoded by the coding sequence ATGAAATTATTAGCAACTATGGCTAGTGGATTTGAGGCTATTACGAAAAAGGAATTGCAGGATTTAGGCTATCAAGTCCAATTAGAAAATGGTAAGGCCTACTTTGAAGGCGAATTAGCTGATATTGTTAATACTAATTTATGGTTACGCAGTGCGGATCGCATTAAAATTGTTTTAAAAGAATTTACAGCAACAACTTTTGATGAGTTATTTGAAAATGTTAAATCTGTTAGTTGGGACAATTGGTTACCATTAGATGCTGCTTTTCCAGTTAAGGGACGCAGTGTTCGCTCACAATTACACTCAGAACCCGATATTCAATCACTAACCAAAAAGGCAATTGTTGATAAGATGACCACAGTTTATCATCGCCATGGTTGGCTGCCTGAAAGTGGCCCCACCTTTCAAATCGAAATCAGATTAGTAAAAGATCATGCTGAATTAACATTAGACACCACAGGTGAATCACTGTTTAAAAGAGGCTATCGGCAAGAACATGGTGGAGCTCCTTTAAAAGAAAACTTTGCAGCAGCACTCGTTTTACTAACACCTTGGCGCGCTAATGATCCTTTTTGTGACCCAACTACTGGTTCTGGAACTATTGCAATTGAAGCTGCTTTAATTGGTCGCAATATTGCACCAGGTTTACAGCGACATTTTGCGTTTGAAAAATTCCCCTGGTTTGATTCCAATTTGCTAACTAATGCGCAAGAACAAGCCCGCACGCAAATTCTTCCTAGCGGTGATTTGCAGATTCAGGCTAGTGATATTGACGGATCAATGATTGATATTGCAAAATTAAATGCTCATCAAGCGGGTGTTTTGCATGATATCAGTTTTAAACAAGTTGCTGTAAAAGACCTTAATATTACGACTGATAATGGAATATTAATTGCTAATCCACCTTATGGCAAACGAATGCAAGACCAAAAGCAAGCTCGTAATCTTTACCAACAAATGGGCGATAACTTTTCACAATTAACTACCTGGAGTAAGTACTATTTGTCAAGTGATCTAGAATTTGAAAAGTACTATGGCACAAAGGCTACTAAACGACGTAAATTGTATAATGGCGCCTTAAGGACTGACTTTTTCCAATATTGGGGACATCCAACTTATAAAAAATGA
- a CDS encoding carbamoyl phosphate synthase small subunit, whose translation MKKYLILEDGTVFRGDSVGATSISTGELVVTNNISGLEQTITDQTYNDQIIVFIAPLINTIGMNRDDYESIALSCKGVIFNSIPVNQMNANNPSSLAHFLEKRHLPGITNINVQRLAAHIKKHGSMKASIMDTDDEHAIDQIRALVIPRDRVKTVSTKQPYPNPNVGFKIAVIDLGLKFSILRQLSIRKCDSVILPYNTSAEDIMELDPDAVLFTSGPGDPHEIPETITTCQQLEGKIPILGIGLGHLVVALANGAEIERMRYGHHGSNVPTLEIATENIEFSNHNHNYAVAHSNMARTNFFITYRCVNDNVIEGLRHRSDPTMTVQFQPEAAPGTHDALYVFDEFIEMINSFKQGKQL comes from the coding sequence ATGAAAAAATATTTAATTTTAGAAGATGGCACCGTTTTTCGTGGTGACAGTGTGGGTGCTACTTCAATATCAACAGGGGAATTAGTGGTTACTAATAATATCAGTGGTTTAGAACAAACTATTACTGACCAGACCTATAATGATCAAATTATAGTTTTTATAGCGCCACTAATTAATACTATTGGAATGAACCGTGATGACTATGAGTCAATTGCTTTAAGTTGTAAGGGTGTAATTTTTAATAGTATCCCAGTCAATCAAATGAACGCAAATAACCCTAGTTCTTTGGCACATTTTTTAGAAAAGCGCCATTTACCTGGTATTACCAATATCAATGTTCAACGCTTGGCAGCTCATATTAAGAAGCATGGTTCTATGAAAGCTAGTATTATGGATACAGATGATGAACATGCGATTGACCAAATTCGAGCACTCGTTATTCCACGTGACCGAGTCAAAACTGTTTCTACCAAGCAACCATATCCTAATCCTAATGTAGGATTTAAAATTGCTGTCATTGATTTAGGATTAAAATTTTCAATTTTGCGCCAATTATCTATTCGAAAATGTGATTCAGTTATTTTGCCCTATAATACTAGTGCAGAAGACATTATGGAATTAGATCCAGATGCTGTTTTATTCACAAGTGGGCCAGGAGATCCACATGAAATCCCGGAAACAATTACAACTTGTCAACAATTAGAAGGTAAAATACCCATTCTGGGTATTGGTTTAGGACATTTGGTGGTGGCCCTTGCAAACGGTGCTGAAATTGAGCGCATGCGTTATGGCCATCACGGCTCTAATGTACCTACTTTAGAAATTGCTACTGAAAATATTGAATTTTCTAATCATAATCATAATTATGCTGTTGCGCATTCTAATATGGCAAGAACTAACTTTTTTATTACTTATCGCTGTGTCAACGATAATGTGATTGAAGGTTTACGCCATCGCAGCGATCCAACGATGACTGTCCAATTTCAACCAGAAGCTGCTCCAGGAACTCATGATGCGTTGTACGTTTTTGATGAATTTATAGAAATGATTAACTCGTTTAAGCAAGGAAAACAACTATGA
- a CDS encoding Rqc2 family fibronectin-binding protein translates to MSFDGIFTHTMVFELKEHLLSGRITKIQQPFAQELLLTVRAFNHNYSLLLSANPSYARVQITEVKFQSPAKPSNFVMTLRKHLSGAIIKDISQIKNDRMIVFQLQNRDELGDTQTLFLYVEIMNRHSNIVLVRQSDQKIIDAIKHISSNQDRYRELLPQVSYKLPPQQNLQDPFDAFAREQFIKSHQDVLVKQNVADVTNLIKENFMGLGKDSTKELVTRLTTTKANADAILKSFNQMFKQLQQPQATIYTKQQQQTFTPIPYQTIQAQGFIDQQFTTLSLMLDAFYHDRARKDRVRQQADNLLQVIKRNLKRDRTKIKRLQKDLQKTESADQARLRGELLTTFMNQVPKGAQSITLENYYDNNKPIAITLQPELSPSQNAQKYFKTYQKLKNSIAHLKEQLNLTQQEKEYLEGILAQLEYAQVQDIADITVELRQQGYLKQKQQNKKRPAKIHHGETFIAADGTQIHVGKNNLQNDYLTTKFADKRYTWLHIKNMPGSHVIIADFKPSPETIKQAAQLAAFYSKAGQNKAKVPVDYTLVKHVHKPNGAKPGFVIYTDQKTLMVEPKQDLPQK, encoded by the coding sequence ATGTCATTTGACGGAATATTTACACACACGATGGTTTTCGAATTGAAAGAGCATCTTCTTTCAGGAAGAATTACCAAAATTCAGCAACCATTTGCACAAGAATTATTATTAACTGTTCGTGCTTTTAATCACAATTATAGTCTTTTATTGTCTGCCAATCCTAGCTATGCCCGTGTGCAAATTACAGAAGTGAAGTTTCAAAGTCCTGCAAAACCAAGTAATTTTGTCATGACATTACGGAAACATTTATCTGGAGCAATAATTAAAGATATTAGTCAAATCAAAAATGATCGGATGATTGTTTTTCAACTACAAAACCGTGACGAATTAGGTGATACACAGACCTTATTCTTATATGTAGAAATTATGAATCGCCACAGTAATATCGTATTGGTTCGACAAAGCGATCAAAAAATTATTGATGCAATCAAGCACATTAGTTCCAATCAAGATCGTTACCGCGAATTGTTACCTCAAGTGTCTTACAAATTACCGCCACAACAGAATTTACAGGATCCATTTGATGCCTTTGCCCGCGAACAATTTATAAAATCACACCAAGATGTGCTTGTAAAACAAAATGTAGCCGATGTTACCAATTTAATTAAAGAAAATTTTATGGGTTTAGGCAAAGACTCTACAAAAGAGCTAGTTACTCGGCTGACAACAACTAAAGCAAATGCAGATGCTATTTTAAAAAGTTTTAATCAGATGTTCAAACAATTACAACAACCACAAGCTACAATTTATACTAAACAACAGCAACAAACTTTTACACCCATTCCCTATCAAACTATCCAAGCACAAGGATTTATAGACCAACAATTTACTACTTTAAGTTTAATGTTAGATGCTTTTTACCACGATCGGGCACGTAAAGATCGCGTACGCCAGCAGGCGGATAATTTGTTGCAAGTCATTAAGCGTAATTTAAAACGTGATCGGACTAAAATCAAAAGATTGCAAAAAGATTTACAAAAAACTGAATCTGCCGATCAAGCTCGCTTGCGGGGGGAACTCTTAACAACCTTTATGAATCAGGTTCCTAAAGGTGCTCAATCAATAACTCTAGAAAATTATTATGATAACAACAAACCAATTGCAATCACCTTACAGCCAGAATTAAGCCCCTCTCAAAACGCACAAAAATATTTTAAAACTTACCAAAAATTAAAAAATTCAATTGCTCATTTAAAAGAACAATTGAATTTAACCCAGCAAGAAAAAGAATATTTAGAAGGAATTCTTGCGCAATTAGAATATGCGCAAGTCCAAGATATTGCTGATATTACAGTGGAACTGCGCCAGCAAGGTTATCTCAAGCAAAAACAGCAAAACAAAAAACGTCCAGCTAAAATTCATCACGGTGAAACTTTTATTGCTGCTGATGGAACCCAAATTCATGTAGGTAAAAATAATCTACAAAATGATTATTTAACCACTAAATTTGCTGATAAACGCTATACATGGCTGCATATCAAAAATATGCCTGGTTCACATGTTATCATTGCCGATTTTAAACCAAGTCCAGAAACAATTAAACAAGCTGCCCAGCTGGCTGCTTTCTACTCTAAAGCGGGACAAAATAAAGCTAAAGTACCAGTTGATTATACCCTAGTTAAACACGTGCATAAACCTAATGGTGCCAAGCCAGGATTTGTCATTTACACCGACCAAAAAACATTAATGGTCGAACCTAAGCAGGATTTACCCCAAAAATAA
- a CDS encoding magnesium transporter CorA family protein: MIKEYALKTNLAVINANDITAEEQNRLIKDYKITRETINYALDKFERPRISYTEATDSYLMVISIPSFKDDLAKMVQSVTIIVNDQNIICFTNKYSQHIMGYIVKFFNQDQQLSHVAFQLFAYLIHRISDEFLDIVKHFYDQQEKIEVAFHKRSKRAATIKTLAELQSKITFGLTATSGNENLVGQIRAFFKMPNNKLKMDHNLRQQLESARIESNQALKDFQLINDIVQQLSGTYNNILNNDTNDVMRYLTVYSLILTIPTIVVGFYGMNMHLPLADGKWAWLYALIITIALTAILIIDMIRRHFL, translated from the coding sequence ATGATAAAAGAGTACGCACTTAAAACCAACTTAGCCGTTATTAATGCCAATGACATCACTGCTGAGGAACAAAATCGTTTAATTAAGGATTATAAAATTACTCGAGAAACGATTAATTATGCGTTAGACAAGTTTGAGCGTCCCCGCATAAGTTACACTGAGGCAACTGATAGTTATTTAATGGTCATTAGTATTCCGTCTTTTAAAGATGATCTTGCCAAAATGGTCCAATCTGTAACTATTATTGTCAATGATCAAAATATTATTTGCTTTACTAATAAATATAGCCAACATATTATGGGTTATATTGTTAAATTTTTTAATCAAGATCAACAACTATCACATGTTGCTTTTCAATTATTTGCCTATCTTATTCATCGGATTTCTGATGAATTCTTAGATATTGTCAAACATTTTTATGATCAGCAAGAAAAAATTGAAGTTGCATTTCATAAACGTTCCAAAAGAGCAGCAACGATTAAAACTTTAGCCGAACTTCAATCAAAGATTACTTTCGGTTTAACAGCAACTTCAGGCAACGAAAACTTAGTCGGACAAATTCGCGCCTTTTTTAAAATGCCTAACAACAAATTAAAAATGGATCATAATTTGCGTCAACAATTAGAATCAGCCCGTATCGAATCCAATCAAGCTTTGAAAGATTTTCAATTAATAAATGACATCGTCCAACAGTTGTCGGGAACATATAATAATATCTTAAATAATGATACCAATGATGTAATGCGTTATTTAACAGTTTATTCTCTCATTTTAACCATTCCTACGATTGTAGTTGGGTTTTACGGTATGAATATGCATTTACCATTAGCTGATGGTAAATGGGCTTGGTTGTACGCCCTTATTATCACGATTGCTTTAACGGCTATTTTAATTATTGATATGATTCGCCGTCATTTTTTATAA